A window from Kovacikia minuta CCNUW1 encodes these proteins:
- a CDS encoding LysR family transcriptional regulator, with product MKNATLHQLKVFEAVARHSSFTRAAEELFLTQPTVSMQVKQLSKAVGLPLFEQVGKRLYLTEAGKELYTTCRELFDRLSQFEIAVANLKGLKQGSLRLAVVTTAKYVIPRLLGPFCQRYPGIDVSLTVDNHERVIEGLIDNRNDLYILSQPPEDLDVSIHPFLENPLVVLARRQHGLADQKNISLKRLAEEPFIMREPGSGTRNAVQKLFDEYGLELKVKLDLGSNEAIKQAIAGGLGISVLSLHTLALEGTNSPFTILDVENFPIQRSWYVVYPSGKQLSIIAQTFFEYLLNEGKAVAEETAFQGIFSLSKKENEV from the coding sequence TTGAAAAACGCAACGCTCCATCAACTCAAGGTTTTTGAGGCAGTCGCCCGTCATAGTAGTTTTACCCGTGCTGCGGAAGAGCTATTTTTAACGCAGCCTACTGTTTCAATGCAGGTGAAGCAACTGTCAAAAGCGGTTGGTTTGCCGTTGTTTGAGCAGGTTGGCAAGCGGTTGTATCTCACGGAAGCGGGGAAGGAACTCTACACCACCTGCCGAGAATTGTTCGATCGCCTATCCCAGTTTGAGATCGCGGTCGCCAACTTAAAAGGGCTGAAGCAAGGCTCCCTGCGGTTGGCAGTGGTGACCACAGCTAAATATGTGATTCCCCGGCTGTTGGGTCCCTTTTGTCAGCGCTATCCAGGGATTGACGTGTCGCTTACCGTGGATAACCACGAACGGGTGATCGAAGGATTGATCGACAACCGGAATGATTTATACATTCTCAGCCAACCACCCGAAGATCTGGATGTGTCCATCCATCCGTTTCTAGAAAATCCCCTGGTGGTGCTGGCGCGGCGTCAGCATGGGCTGGCGGATCAAAAAAACATTTCCTTGAAACGGTTGGCGGAGGAACCTTTCATTATGCGGGAACCGGGGTCGGGAACCCGCAATGCCGTGCAGAAACTTTTCGATGAGTACGGCTTGGAGTTGAAAGTCAAGCTTGATTTAGGGAGTAATGAAGCCATTAAGCAGGCGATCGCCGGTGGGCTGGGGATTTCCGTACTTTCCTTGCATACCCTGGCACTGGAGGGAACCAATAGCCCGTTCACGATTCTGGATGTGGAAAATTTCCCAATTCAGCGCTCCTGGTATGTTGTCTACCCCTCTGGCAAGCAACTCTCCATTATTGCCCAAACCTTTTTTGAATATCTGCTCAACGAAGGCAAAGCGGTCGCTGAAGAAACTGCATTTCAGGGCATCTTTAGCCTCAGCAAAAAGGAGAATGAGGTTTAA